The following DNA comes from Magnolia sinica isolate HGM2019 chromosome 18, MsV1, whole genome shotgun sequence.
TGCGCAAAACACCCAAGCTCTATGGATCCCACCAGTTGCATATGtcaaatccgctccgtccatcaggtaacaTCCTGGATTCTAGTTCCTGGGAATAAAACTCAGACAGGTCAGCTACTCAAACGGACCACACCCTGGGAAATAATGGGAATAGGATGCCAACAACATATTTGTGTAAGGTCACCATCGCAtgtgtatatttcatcaaactcGTTAATAAGGTGCAGCTCATCGTGATGAATTGAAGATACAAAAattagcttggtccaaaacttaagCAAGCCACGCCGGCAACTTAGAGATTTTAGTTGTTCGggttggtgtagcccacttaaaTTTTATGGAAGCTGACCTTTTGTATGTGCAGTTCAAATATGCttcccatctgatggacggaatggattcacATATACAAGATGTGGACTCAACAGAGTGTGGGTGTTTGTAATTTCATAGTCGCCAACCACTTGGCTTTAAGTAGTATAGATAattaatatgggtcatccattgCCTAACTAATAATCAAATGGTTAGAAATATTGCTAAAATTTAGAGCTATACATGAGCCAAACCAAGATGAGCTTGGCTCAGCTTGGCGCAACCAGTAGGGtacccagctcgaacttggcttgactcaatcctcgagcttgacaggccagctcggcttggctcagtcAACATCTCGGGCCAATTCaagttgatcttgagcttgatctttcaAGCCAAGTTTAAGTCTGAACCTACAAGTTGAGTatgaatttaggttttaggtatatatatatatacacacaaaatatttatattaagttaacCTGATCCGAGTTGAATCAATTCGAACCAAATCAAACTCCAAGctaagttgagtcgagttgagctcggacacggctcaaaatttttttgagctcaaaaaatcaacttgactttGCTGGAACTCAATTTTAAGCAAAGTTGCTCAAGCAaattaaccgagctaactcagttcgtgtacaactctactcaaATTAATCCCTAAGAAGCTTACAGAATAAAAAAAAAGGagccccacacaatggatggccaTGTGATCAAACCCTTTTTGAGTATTATCAATCTAAGCCTCCACCATGTTGACTCGATGAGATGGCGTAGGTTCATCTTGATGAAATAGAAGTGACAAACCAAATTGAATTTTTTATGGTACACACCAAACAAATATGATGTGGTCACATGGCCTGGGTGTAAGGGTGCCCATGGGCCAGGTAGCAGTCCAACCCGTCTTACGTCCAGGCTTCCGTTGCATGCATGGCCCACTCAATTTTTCGGTTAAGATTGGGCTCAAATCACTTTAGCCTACCCTGCCCAGCCCAACCCGACTTGGTatgtgtatttgttatatcctacaaatatgccaGTCCAATGGTAGATTAgtaatccattcattttgaatgtAGGCCGTTGGTTTCATTCCTTTAAAATGCCTGTATCTTTGTGCATGTGTAGCAAGCTTGATTAACTAATAGATTAGGAACTTTCAAGTTAGAAATAGGGATTCTATCagttttcagtgtggcccactccaaccAATTTTTTGGGCATGCGCTCGCTGTGTTTGGCCCATGTCTGGCTTGGACTGGGCTCTGTCCTTGGGTCTTACGTGGGGGGTAGCTAGCCTGGCCTGGCTCATTGCCCACCCTATCGGCATCTGTTCCACGCCAGGACCACTTCCATTCAATCAGTAGCCTAGGCACGCCAAAGCCCAAGGTCTGAAGAGCCAGTGCCCAGTGGATGGAGGAGATATTCAAACGAACTGGAAGATCATAGACGGTTTGATCAGCGGCCTATGAAAGGACATTGAACGAAAGAGCATCATGGATTGCTATCACCGTCGTACGTGAGAGTTTGATCTGGCCCTTCACAGGCGGGTCACGATTGGAATCATGGTACACGTGAGAGGAAATCAAGCATAATTTTATCATATAGTGCACAAACACCCTCCAGTTCCTCTCCTAAAATCCTCCTGATCTCTgtacactgtggcccacctgaggggtGAAACAGCCTGATAATTAGCTAGCCAAAAGACCTAAAccgtatggcccacatgatggaaagcTGGGATCTCTCAAGCATGTGTAGTTACACAAGGCTCTACACGCATATGTGGGCTTTAGCAAGGGGCATATATATATACCACCAACTTTTTATTGTAACTTCTGCCACTTGTGCAAACAATCAGGACTGCTGATTTGTAGTAACCATGTCCCGAAAGGCAAGCGGCTCGAACTGTGGTAGGCatcttgatgtagagtgggtcacggacaatttcatggccatgatggaccagagaaggcccgatcggaagcggaagtgattcagaccgtcagaaccttaaaacacgCATATCTTGCAGATCAAAATAAGTTGTTTGacctaccatatatgattttggggcaggagaagctactttagccaaccaaccctgatGCGCCGGTTTGCCCATATCGAATTTgcaatatttatagtaagttttagtagGATCATAATTTTTTATCCATTGAGTTTTGGGCCGAGTTGTGTCGAACATAAatagtacttagaaaaattaggagaataatatggttaagctaaataggacatttactatttttagcctaaaaccaTGAGGTCTGGGGGAAATCAtgagtctataaataataagtttactatttgtatTAAGTTATAATGTTAGGGAGTTTGAGCtgcagtttgattctgaaacttcttctttgggttcatatcactatttaagggattgtaaactggttttttttatataataaattaatttattttagattttatttaaatttatttttattttctatctctacttgtggattcaagaaatctgTGCGAGGAGTTTGGAGAAGCTCGATGGActtggagtaattatcccctggggaagacggtgctcgacctcatatCGTCCATCCATGCATCACATCTGATCACTACCCATAGAAAAGGATGGATCACTCAAAACATAGCAACGGTCCAGGTTAAAGGGGCAAAACCATAGTTTAAAAATTACCAAATTACACTCCATACAAAACCCAGATGGGTcgagtttttaaacaaaaatgggcAAAGTTCACAACTGGATGGTCAGAGTTGTCCTATCAATACAATCTTTGGCCTATCTTCCATACAAGCAGTGGCCCAACATATCAACAATCTCGATCACAGTACAAAATGGACTGCATGGAACTCAAATCAACAAACCATATGCATAGTTTTATTCAAGTTACAAAATGACCCCTCTCAAAGCACAACAGAGTCACAGACAATAACCAAACGGTACCCAAGCTAGAAATCACACCTTCAAGAACTCCATGACCCAAGTGCCATAAGTGCAACATATGACTTTAAAACTGGCGAACCCAGCTCCCTTTGCCAAGGCCTCGAACTCCTTCTCCATCCTCTCCTTTCCACCCGGATTGTGGGCTAACATGATATTGTCTAATTGGAAAACGCCCTGGGCCGCTAGGTTAGTCTCTGGGGCCACTGGAAGAATTGACTCGGCGATTATCACTTTCCCAGAGTCCGGCAATGCTTTGTAGCAGTTCTTCAGAATCTTCGCACAGTGCTCGTCGCTCCAGTCATGGAGTATCCACTGTAAATTTCATGCAGCATTACCAAACACCCGAATCAGTTCCCTCGTAAACACAACAAACCAAAAGAGGAGTTCATTTTGCCCCATGGACCCACATGCAATGATGGTCTGATGATCAGGACCGCCCATTTTCTGGATGTTGTTGTCGATTGGACATTGTTCTCTTATCACGCTGGGAGGATTTTGCTTGGcccctgatttttttattttattttatttttttttccaagttgaaaattttcaatttaacgTTATAGATTGAGTGTATGAACTAGCTGATCAGCTTTTTTTAAATCTTTGGCTGTCCACTGTAGCATCCAGAAGTTGGACGGTTCCAGTCGCTTGCCCATTTCTCTGTGGGCCTATCAATAATCAATGGACTAGGATGTTCATGGAGAGCTCACTCCCAAACAGAGAAGGGTGCGGATTGGGTGAGGCAGGGGTAATAGtttagtgggtgaggcctgacAGTGTGGCTCACCtcagtgtatgtgttgtatatttaaggCTGTACATCCTttatgccagctcattttaggacatggtactaaaaaatgaggtagatccaaatctcaggtggaccacaccacaggaaaatagtggtaattcggtgcgcccaccattaaaaaccttcccaAGCCCAGTTTAATGTTTATTCGTCAtcaacctcttgataaggtcagGAAGAGCTGAATGAAGggcaaacacaaacatcagcttcatcccaaacttttgtggcctccaagatATTTTTAATAGTAGGACTTTAGTCTATAttatgtggtcaacctgagatttggatcagcctcactTTTGGAAATATGCCCTGAAATGAtttagcaaaatgaatggatgatgtggatatataaggcatatatcaaggtgggcccatggtcaggaACTCACTCAATGAGTTGTTATCCCTGCCTCACCCACGGTCAGTAACTCACCAATCACACCGCATGGTTATAATTAGCTGTTCCCATTCCATCTCAACTATTAGAATGTCTCTAGACAATGATCTTATCTTCATTTACATTACAATCTATTTTTATATCCCATAATTTTTTGATAATTTACTTTCTGTTAATGGTTTAACTAAATAATTACATTGCTTAGTTACATCCTTTCTTACTCATTCTATTGTGTAGGATCTACCGACATAGCGAAAGATTGGTAGTGACGTGAGTATGGTTAATTGCACTTGCTTAGTGTGGGACATGCCTTGTCTTCGCTTGTTGTTGCTTCTTCAATAATGGAAGGTGATTGCGTTTgtctttggaactcttcgatcagtACAGTCTCTTAGTACAATGATTTCAGATAAAATAAAAGATTTTAATTTAGTTAGGTGTGGGGGCATGTACTCTTTTAACACATACTTATATACTATGCACTTATCattataggggtgtacatcgagtcgaactgagtagccactagctgacctcagctcgaactcggctcagctcggcttggttcaatTAGCAGCTCGagtgagttcgagccaagatcaagcctagTTTGTcattacaacattttcacaaacacctggactgcaccgtCAAAATCCTTTTgcatgtgaaacagaagcaatggttttataggtattttatcaaacaccttctaagcaatataaaaatcaagaaaaaccaagaaaaaaaaaggtatttgtttcatgcacataccttccttaccattgaccacacttcgttgagtcaattttatcaaacacttggtgagcaacatcaatggcaaagtaaccaagtcaccgaactagttcaattcgagctggattcgatccgagtcgagttggggcctactcgcactcggcttgaactcattttcgagctcaaaaaatcagctcgactcggctcgaactcaacttcaaaccgagtcgaatcgatctttttcaagtcgagccgagcataaccaagctagctcagttccTATACACCCCTATTTATCGAGTAAACATCATCTGCCTTCTCCTTTTCAATTAATCTATTCAGATGTTTGAGGTCCTAATCTAGttacatctatttttattttttttttacataattACTTTCCGTGGTTTATTAATATTTTTTCTCAGTTTTCTTGGTTATTTTTATTAAAGATTAGGTCTGGAGTGCCTGCAACAATATAATGATTTTGTCGTTATGTTCAAACTCACCTTAACTCTTCAAGCTTATTTACCCTACTATGACATCTATTCACCATCGGTAAATCAAGGCCACTATTGTATGGACAGGTCCAATCAGGGTTCTTTTCAACAACACGACACCATAAAGTTAGGTTGATCGGATAGGCATTCAAAATTCATACGTACATCTGCCACATGTATGAGAGAGATATGTCTACCATTTTCTCTACTTAGCAACAGAATTATTCGGCGTACTTGACTGTGATGGACAAATATTCACAGGTTTCCTGCATGAAAAATAATGGGACCTGCACATGATCATGTCACTGCAAAAGGTCCCAATGGGTTCAACTAGTTTGATGGTCTGGTAGACTCCCACCTTGTGTAACCATGCGAGGTGATCTTGGGAGCTTTTGAAGACTTGCTATATATTGAGTACTGCCATTTGGGTGGGTTGGGTTCGGTTGAAGGTCAATTAATGTCGAACCTAACCTCCAACATGACCTGATCCGAATTACAACCCAAGGTGCTCAACTTAGACTCAACCCAACCATAAATCCTTACTACCCCACCATAAATCAACCCAACCAACCCAAATACAAGTGATTATTCACACCCTAACCTAACCAGCCTTATTTTCTCAGCCCAAACCTACCCCGATTTCAAATCAAGTTGGAGTTTTCAAATCTAACCCAACCTAAGGACCTTGACAAACCTAACCCGAACTTAGATTGAGTGGGTATGACTTGACTATGAATCCAAGTCATAACCCTATCCTTGATTTAGTGTACTAGAAAACTTTAGCATAAAAAGGTTATTCAAATCATCTTGTTTGACCTTAACCGTCTGAGCATTTTGAGTAAGAAATGATTATTTAACATATATCAACATATGCTTACTGAAAATTTAGCAAATGTGGTGCGTCTGTGTAGCAATTAAAAATGTAAGATTATGCATGTGGCATTCACATGGACATATGCATCGCATATATAACCTGACACAAGCATCTTATAAAGAGTATCTAAAGGTTGAACATAGCACATTTGCTgcacttagggcatgtttggatcttaagttgcttaagataagttacttatgcaaaaaataacttattttaatttctacttattaagaatatAAATATGTTTGATAAATAACTTATTAGCTTTTCCCTTTGGACTCTCTTATGAGTTTATTCAAAACTTAAGAAAAGTGAAAGCTGAAAATatattaactgaagtgattaaatacttttaagtaaaaaaagttacttatgacTAATCATAAATTAAACTTACTTATATGAAATAAGTTACTtgttaagtagaaaaagtaatttatttagtggtatccaacGGTGCCCCAAAGAcatggtggcacatgtgacatAGGGGCTATGTTTGTGCTTCAACCTTCTAATCTAGGATGTGACATATGGGGTACTTTTGTACTTTTGTATGACAATAAGGATATAAGTctcacatttttttttaatagaaaatggCCTCCAACAGTTTAAACAATGAGATCAATCCTTCCTACATTTTTCCTATCTTGTACAAAATACTGAAGAGATGGGGGAAAAGCTGTCTAGGGCTAATCTTGGAATTCATCCAAAGAGATTTGCTTTCAAGTCACAAGAGGGGCTGAGAAATTGCCGATGTGGTCCACGTTTTCTGGTGAAATAAATATCTATATAAGAAAATGGAATAGGTTGGTGGCTTGCCCAACTTTTCCATGGCCGGTGGCCCACCCCAATCACCAAAGCGTAGTTGGCACGCTAAAGTACAACCAAACCAACCAAGAGAGGGGACCCACTCTGGATAAACGACACATGGAAAATGACACTCaccagaagaaaaataaaaatagccaGGCAGCTGTCTACGTTGAACAGTCAAAGCTCGTATTGTATGACCAATGAGATTTTTGGTATTCACGGTGGGGCCATCAGATTGATGGACTGCAGGAGGTTGTCCTCCAATCCACATAGGTTCACATGTTAAGatctctggtgggccccaccagctagtggcccaaaaatcattaCTCTCGGGACAATCCTAGCCGTCCGATAAACAGACCAATGACTCAAACTCACCTTCATGAAAATTGCATCTCCACTTGGGACGCTGGCAAACATATCCCCTCCAACATGAGTCACACCTGCAACCAATCAAACCCTCTCTGTGAACAAACACCATATAAAATGCAAAACGCGAGCTACTATTTATATTTTATAAGCCTACTCTCGTGGGTGGGTGTGGATTCCCTTCCTAATAAAAGACATGAAGAAAACTTTATGCACTAGGGATTATCACCGCGTGATGTTTATGtggaatccgaaccgtccatttggtgggcctcctCCTTTTCACCGTAACACAGTCGGACACTGTACAGGGAGGAATGTCGTCCCCTCATCCTCGTGAGACTcgcctgatgaatgggttggatggtacaTATATACAACGCGGAGAACCCCACATTCCATCTCGGAGTTTCTATGGTGGTTTTGTCACCCTCCACAATATCCCAAAATTTCCATTTGATACGACCCAACTGAGTTAGGTATAATGCTGGTAGATGATTAGGTAAGACCCTctatccaccaaggtgggtgggaccctgactgtgtggctcacagtgatgtatgtgactatatccacaccgtccattcttatTGAAAGTtcgttttaggtcatgatcccaaaaaaggaAGCAATCAATCTTATGttaaccataccacaggaaacagtagtgattgaatccccaccattaaaacttcatgggtgccactggaatgtttatttgccatccaacctattgataagttcacaaaaatctggatgaagagaccacacaaatatcagcttgatccaaaacttttgtggctaacgagaagtttttaacagttggttaccactgtttcctgtattgtggtccaaccgagatttggatctacttcatttattgaaccatgccctaaaatgatcttccaataaagatggacggtgtggatgtaatcacatacatcacagtaggttctaagtctttatttatttatttttcttaaatttaTTAGGATATTTCTTAGTATTCACGAAGTCATGATTAAGTTTTTCTAGAGCAAAAACATACCAGGATAGTCGGGTGCATCGGCAACAACATGCGGCAAATCGTAATTGGTACCCTTGATATGTGGATATTTAGAGACGATCATGTTGAGGATGGCCCCTGTCCCACCACCCACATCAACCACCTTCTTCAACCCTTCAAATCCCTTGTATGTTTCTAGAATCCTCTTCATGGTTATGGTAGAATGATCGGCCATGCCTCTGTTGAAAACCTTGTTGAACCTGGGATCTGTGCCATGGTAATCAAATGCAGTCATTCCATAGGCTTTGTTGAAGGGGATGCCACCATCTAGAACTGCATCTTTTAAGTGATACCTGGCCCACCAAAATAAAGAAATGATTAAGAAATTTAATATTGCTTTAGTGTGAAATCAGTAATGATGACTACTCAACCACTGATTAATGATTATTTTAAGGGAATTATAGCAGGGACTGGGTCACTACCATTGGTTTAAGCTGTGTGTAGCTGCTGGCGATGTGTATGTGGAATATAAACTGTTAATCTGGTTAGCCTTCTCATGATCACCATACATGCCGAGATTTATCCTGATCAAAAAttcaagtggggcacaccacaggGAGCAACATGCAATCGGAGatggattggctagtgaccctgccactagctaattgctagtgatcggtgctctgtgggccccaccatgatgtatgtgtttcatccatgctgtccattcattttcacagatcattttatggttggtatgagcccaaaaattaggtaaatctagatcttaagtggaccacatcacacaaaacagtgatgatttaacaatcaccattaaaaacctagcgaggctacaaaagctttggatcaagttgatatttgatttttccgtTCATCAGGTCAGTATGACCTAACCAAAActttgtatgtcaaataaacattacatggcCCTAGGAGAATTTTAAccatggatattcaatcactactgttttcctatggtgtggtccccttgagatttagatctgcctcatttttggaatcaacccctaaaatcatctagaaaaatggatggacggattggataagacATGTaatcaataca
Coding sequences within:
- the LOC131234034 gene encoding caffeic acid 3-O-methyltransferase-like, with amino-acid sequence MAPTFNQSTTSNDEEECMFAMQLASASVLPMALKAAIELDVLEIIAKGGPGAHLSPYEIASQLPTQNPEAPTMLDRILRLLASYSVLTCSLLTHDDGRVERLYGLAPVCKFLVKNQDGVSIAPLVLMNQDKVLMESWYHLKDAVLDGGIPFNKAYGMTAFDYHGTDPRFNKVFNRGMADHSTITMKRILETYKGFEGLKKVVDVGGGTGAILNMIVSKYPHIKGTNYDLPHVVADAPDYPGVTHVGGDMFASVPSGDAIFMKWILHDWSDEHCAKILKNCYKALPDSGKVIIAESILPVAPETNLAAQGVFQLDNIMLAHNPGGKERMEKEFEALAKGAGFASFKVICCTYGTWVMEFLKV